In Deltaproteobacteria bacterium, a single window of DNA contains:
- a CDS encoding alkaline phosphatase family protein has translation MTVKRLFCFFLLFVAVSCGFHKPEIKVLPSAEKEAKKILFIAIDGIGYEMMHELQKEGHFMDFQPVIPFISTFPSATTIGFTGIFKPLDVGKVPGYESRFYSYEANKVIGGTPADIYKIHVNYKTYFDAFRHTMHEKAVMYAFPGVAGQEDLLRAERLAMKSPKKVLMAYLGGTDGAQHLLGRERMKRFMIFVDRFLQRMKKKYYREHDERLRVVLFSDHGFHFDRLKMIGTGEIEKALEAAGLNHSKHLVNKNDVVVVEYGLLSAGVMMTREGEKAARAIRRVDGIDLVFWPEGKRVRMVNSEGEEAFFDYQWPSRYRYVSVKGDPLDYLPILKKSGLASGNWISDSQWKKMVARVFYPDAGYRLYDSFFNLVENRAGVMFSLKPDYQFGGFAALAGTWLKFGHKGTHGGLFWDASAGMAMTDDRTMELPESLRYDELFKLFLPRVTTAYRERH, from the coding sequence ATGACCGTCAAGCGACTCTTCTGCTTTTTTCTCCTTTTCGTGGCTGTCTCCTGCGGTTTCCACAAACCGGAAATCAAGGTTCTTCCCTCTGCCGAAAAGGAGGCCAAAAAAATTCTCTTCATCGCCATCGACGGGATAGGCTATGAGATGATGCATGAACTGCAGAAAGAAGGCCATTTCATGGATTTTCAGCCGGTGATCCCCTTCATTTCGACCTTTCCCTCGGCCACGACCATCGGTTTTACCGGAATCTTCAAACCGCTGGATGTGGGAAAAGTTCCCGGCTATGAGAGCAGGTTCTACTCCTATGAAGCAAACAAGGTCATCGGCGGCACGCCGGCGGACATCTATAAAATTCATGTCAATTACAAGACCTATTTCGACGCCTTTCGCCACACGATGCACGAAAAGGCGGTGATGTACGCCTTTCCCGGCGTTGCGGGGCAGGAGGATCTTCTGCGCGCCGAAAGGCTCGCGATGAAAAGCCCCAAAAAGGTTCTTATGGCTTATCTGGGGGGGACCGACGGCGCCCAGCATCTTTTGGGTCGGGAACGGATGAAGAGGTTCATGATTTTTGTCGACCGGTTTCTTCAACGGATGAAGAAGAAGTATTACCGGGAGCATGACGAACGCTTGAGGGTCGTCCTTTTTTCCGACCATGGTTTCCATTTCGACCGTTTAAAAATGATCGGTACCGGAGAGATTGAAAAGGCGCTTGAGGCGGCGGGGCTTAACCACTCCAAACATCTCGTCAACAAAAACGACGTCGTCGTTGTCGAATACGGCCTCCTCTCTGCCGGCGTGATGATGACGCGGGAGGGGGAGAAGGCGGCCCGGGCCATCCGGCGGGTTGACGGCATCGATCTGGTTTTTTGGCCCGAAGGGAAGAGGGTGCGCATGGTGAATTCCGAAGGGGAGGAGGCCTTTTTCGATTATCAGTGGCCCAGCCGATATCGCTATGTTTCCGTAAAGGGGGACCCGCTCGATTATCTCCCCATCCTCAAAAAAAGCGGATTGGCGTCCGGAAACTGGATTTCGGACAGCCAATGGAAGAAAATGGTGGCAAGGGTCTTTTACCCCGACGCGGGATACCGCCTCTATGATTCGTTTTTTAATCTGGTGGAAAACAGGGCGGGGGTTATGTTTTCCCTCAAACCGGATTACCAGTTCGGTGGTTTTGCGGCGCTGGCGGGAACCTGGCTCAAATTTGGCCACAAGGGGACGCACGGCGGCCTTTTTTGGGACGCCTCGGCCGGCATGGCGATGACCGACGACCGCACCATGGAGCTTCCCGAGAGCCTGCGGTATGATGAACTGTTCAAACTGTTTCTTCCCCGCGTAACGACGGCCTACCGGGAAAGGCACTGA
- a CDS encoding TetR/AcrR family transcriptional regulator: MAFTLLANKKQTADKHQKIIEAAIAVFAGKGFFNSTVADVAREADVADGTIYLYFKNKDDLLISIFEYSMDLFIRAAEEELKRASDPKEKLKVFISLHLKLVQKYPDLAQVIQIELRQSTKFMKEYPNEKFFEYLNIVSGIIEEGQEKGVFKRGVEPVILKRVIFGAVDEIALEWTLMKRKRYTMEEAAEQVCGMIFGGIGA, encoded by the coding sequence ATGGCCTTTACACTTCTCGCCAACAAAAAGCAGACGGCCGACAAGCATCAGAAGATCATCGAGGCGGCCATCGCCGTCTTTGCCGGCAAGGGTTTTTTCAACAGCACGGTGGCCGACGTGGCGCGCGAGGCCGATGTCGCCGACGGCACCATCTATCTTTATTTCAAAAACAAGGATGACCTCCTGATTTCGATCTTCGAATACAGCATGGATCTGTTCATCAGGGCGGCAGAGGAGGAATTAAAAAGGGCGTCCGATCCGAAGGAAAAGCTCAAAGTCTTTATTTCCCTTCATTTGAAACTGGTGCAGAAATATCCCGACCTGGCCCAGGTGATCCAGATCGAACTCCGGCAGAGCACCAAATTCATGAAGGAATATCCGAACGAGAAGTTTTTTGAGTACTTGAACATCGTTTCGGGCATTATTGAAGAGGGGCAGGAAAAAGGGGTTTTCAAAAGGGGGGTCGAGCCGGTGATCCTGAAGCGGGTCATTTTCGGCGCCGTTGATGAAATCGCGCTGGAATGGACGCTGATGAAACGAAAGCGCTACACCATGGAAGAAGCGGCCGAGCAGGTGTGCGGAATGATTTTCGGGGGGATTGGCGCATGA
- a CDS encoding electron transfer flavoprotein subunit beta/FixA family protein: MKIAALIKQVPDTETKIRIRADGTGSSGGGGIEEADIKFIVNPYCEYAVEEAIRTKEKAKEGETTVISLGPDRAVEALRTALAMGIDKGVHIDNEGKFFDSFQTAKILAGVLKAGGFDLVFCGKQAIDGDNGQTPQMIAELLDIPQVMIIEKLELLSELKGALVTRRVGGGTREIYEAPFPLILGCEKGLNTPRYASLPGIMKAKTKPVEKLKGSEFLEGAEPLVRFVNYQLPPDRKAGKKIDGELPQKAHELVRLLREEAKVI, translated from the coding sequence ATGAAAATAGCCGCGCTCATCAAACAGGTTCCCGATACCGAAACCAAAATCCGCATCCGGGCGGATGGCACCGGAAGCTCCGGTGGCGGCGGCATTGAAGAGGCCGACATCAAATTTATCGTCAACCCCTATTGCGAGTATGCCGTGGAGGAGGCCATCCGCACGAAGGAAAAGGCCAAAGAGGGGGAGACGACCGTCATCTCTCTGGGTCCGGACCGGGCGGTTGAGGCGCTTCGGACGGCGTTGGCGATGGGAATCGACAAGGGGGTTCATATCGACAATGAAGGAAAATTTTTTGACAGTTTTCAGACGGCAAAAATTCTGGCGGGTGTTTTGAAGGCCGGGGGATTCGACCTGGTTTTTTGCGGTAAACAGGCCATCGACGGCGACAACGGACAGACGCCCCAGATGATCGCGGAATTGCTCGACATCCCGCAGGTGATGATCATCGAAAAACTGGAACTTTTGTCCGAACTGAAAGGTGCGCTTGTCACTCGCAGGGTGGGGGGAGGGACCCGCGAGATTTACGAGGCCCCCTTTCCGCTGATACTGGGATGCGAAAAAGGGTTGAACACGCCGCGGTATGCATCCTTGCCCGGAATCATGAAGGCAAAGACCAAACCGGTGGAAAAGCTTAAAGGCTCCGAATTTCTGGAGGGGGCGGAACCGCTCGTGCGATTTGTCAACTATCAACTGCCTCCGGATCGAAAGGCGGGAAAGAAAATCGACGGCGAACTTCCGCAGAAGGCGCATGAACTGGTTCGTCTTCTGCGGGAAGAGGCGAAGGTGATTTAA